In a single window of the Methanobacterium alcaliphilum genome:
- a CDS encoding DEAD/DEAH box helicase: MENKINSDFSIITSDIRQFIKLKNNAPKLKAKVVSTHNNQVTIKFNNSPYLNKGSSISINDSIAMVLDYNGYEADLKLNSGDEFFLGDYVEIDDDVARIILNRLEKTLDKIDNHDLKNSSQKILNFLLGKNNPTYDRLILDDLSPNLNESQRISVEKAINAQDFHLIVGPPGTGKTHVIKEIMGQLFKNNQKVLVTAWTNIAVDNILEGLNQLDDDKILRVGSKKDINPKNIKFTLFEKRKYHSDWIEVKDIESEVSYKKNELNKLSHELSLINEEIKPFEDKKKQYNIILSNIQITTNEFESMKSSVKTKVVEDSLKLQEIKAEIRKLELLSQKYVDAAKSIYEVEFLESNLPDTDTFYLIEEELKKLKGKGLVKKISSIFDKNGYEKYHEKLNITEENYNKMVEKYNHYWDLKDLSEEKLSSCYGENKGKPDEDAINYELQLYHKCQMKISLQKEEINKHLKKEKDELLLKSYQIYIESLENKLILMQGEISNLEFEITKKLKKKRYISNLINNLQDYLKNLEMDKKNLISQIDEDIINQSDFVFSTVVSSASFLLNNEHFDVMIMDEASQVASYMALIPLIKCDRFILVGDDRQLQPISEEGLSKKYKESIFNKLIKIYPDSYSLLDTQYRMNKEIASIASNLFYNNQLKTHHSVENQLIDCAIDENISEIISPGKAITLIDTSKIEYYEDGVGKGCVNTKEALIISKLVSYLFSKGIETGDIGVITPFVRQKEKIKETLKENVEVDTVYRFQGREKDIIIFSFCKSQIGTMNKYVKRFIGEPNQLNVAITRARRKLIIVGNTKTLQSSKLLRRLIQSMGKESVIMCNIEHLRLLDLDFSEDNK; this comes from the coding sequence ATGGAAAACAAAATAAATTCTGACTTCTCAATCATTACCTCAGATATCCGTCAATTTATTAAATTAAAAAATAATGCTCCTAAACTCAAGGCAAAAGTAGTCTCCACCCATAATAATCAAGTAACAATAAAATTCAACAATTCACCATATCTAAATAAAGGATCAAGCATTAGTATAAATGACTCTATAGCTATGGTTTTAGATTATAATGGTTATGAAGCCGATTTAAAACTTAATTCGGGAGATGAATTTTTTTTAGGAGATTATGTTGAAATTGATGATGATGTGGCAAGAATCATATTAAATAGATTGGAGAAAACTCTGGATAAAATCGATAACCATGACTTAAAAAATTCATCCCAAAAAATATTGAATTTTTTATTGGGGAAAAATAACCCCACATACGACAGATTAATTTTAGATGATTTATCTCCCAATTTAAATGAAAGTCAGAGGATTTCTGTTGAAAAAGCAATCAATGCACAGGATTTTCATTTAATTGTCGGCCCACCAGGTACTGGGAAAACACATGTTATAAAAGAGATTATGGGTCAACTTTTTAAAAATAATCAAAAAGTACTGGTCACGGCCTGGACTAATATTGCAGTGGATAATATTTTAGAAGGACTAAATCAGTTGGACGACGATAAAATATTAAGAGTAGGATCTAAAAAAGATATAAATCCGAAGAATATAAAATTCACACTTTTTGAAAAACGTAAATATCATTCAGATTGGATTGAAGTGAAAGATATTGAAAGTGAAGTTTCATATAAAAAAAATGAATTAAATAAATTATCCCATGAACTCTCATTGATTAATGAAGAAATAAAACCTTTTGAGGATAAAAAAAAGCAGTACAATATAATTTTATCCAATATCCAAATCACCACCAATGAATTTGAATCAATGAAAAGTAGTGTGAAAACTAAGGTAGTTGAGGACAGTTTAAAGCTCCAGGAAATTAAAGCGGAAATTAGAAAATTAGAACTATTATCACAAAAGTATGTTGATGCTGCTAAATCAATTTATGAAGTAGAATTCTTAGAAAGTAATCTTCCAGACACAGATACATTTTATTTAATTGAAGAGGAATTAAAAAAGCTAAAGGGTAAGGGTTTAGTTAAAAAAATTTCGTCTATTTTCGATAAAAATGGATATGAAAAATATCATGAAAAATTAAATATTACAGAAGAAAATTATAACAAAATGGTTGAAAAATATAACCATTATTGGGATTTAAAGGATTTATCTGAGGAAAAATTAAGTTCATGTTATGGTGAAAATAAGGGGAAACCAGATGAAGATGCTATAAACTACGAATTACAATTATACCATAAATGCCAAATGAAAATTTCATTACAAAAAGAAGAGATCAATAAACACTTGAAAAAAGAAAAAGATGAACTTTTATTAAAATCTTATCAAATCTATATAGAGTCTCTAGAAAATAAGTTAATTTTAATGCAAGGAGAAATTTCCAATTTAGAATTTGAAATTACTAAAAAATTAAAAAAGAAAAGATATATTTCTAATTTGATTAATAACCTTCAAGATTATTTAAAAAATTTAGAGATGGATAAGAAAAACTTAATTAGTCAAATAGATGAGGATATAATAAATCAATCCGATTTTGTTTTTTCTACTGTAGTATCTTCAGCAAGTTTCCTATTGAATAATGAACACTTTGATGTAATGATTATGGATGAAGCCAGCCAGGTTGCAAGTTACATGGCTTTAATCCCATTAATAAAATGCGATAGGTTTATTCTCGTTGGAGATGATCGTCAGCTACAGCCTATTTCCGAGGAAGGGTTGAGTAAAAAATATAAAGAATCTATATTCAATAAACTCATAAAGATATACCCTGATTCTTATTCTCTGCTGGATACTCAATATCGAATGAATAAAGAGATTGCTAGCATTGCTAGTAATCTCTTTTACAATAATCAATTAAAAACTCACCATTCAGTGGAAAATCAACTAATAGACTGTGCAATAGATGAAAATATCAGTGAAATAATTTCCCCAGGCAAAGCAATAACTCTTATTGATACCTCAAAAATTGAATATTATGAAGATGGGGTCGGGAAGGGCTGTGTAAATACTAAAGAAGCACTAATTATTAGCAAATTAGTATCTTATCTTTTTTCAAAAGGTATTGAAACTGGAGATATAGGTGTTATCACTCCATTTGTGAGACAAAAAGAAAAGATAAAGGAAACTTTAAAAGAAAATGTAGAGGTAGACACTGTCTACAGATTTCAGGGCAGAGAGAAGGATATAATTATATTTAGCTTTTGCAAAAGCCAAATAGGCACAATGAATAAATATGTTAAAAGGTTCATTGGAGAACCAAATCAACTGAATGTGGCTATAACTCGTGCTCGGAGGAAATTGATAATTGTAGGAAATACTAAAACCCTGCAAAGTAGTAAACTTTTAAGAAGATTAATACAAAGTATGGGAAAAGAATCAGTGATTATGTGCAATATTGAACATTTAAGACTGTTAGATTTGGATTTTAGCGAAGATAATAAATAA
- a CDS encoding phospholipase D-like domain-containing protein encodes MKISKEDLELIEKIKNYRTDQNQMDVINFKNEVLEKQNHELKNALKTLQSEHIDRNKLLNDIKKLKNENNNLKEKIEKSETKFDFLMTSPQSVRSVYGEIKNYLSKVEKKVLVCSPWITYLMEEFDGLPENINFKVITNFRKEDIEAGITDIDKIRVLKKFGADIRYNNNLHAKMVFIDSKIAIISSANMTGRGLRINYEAGVLIKDKKIVEDSIKFFKGVWKESKPLNPELITNYVSD; translated from the coding sequence ATGAAAATCTCCAAAGAAGATCTGGAACTTATTGAAAAAATAAAAAATTACCGAACAGATCAGAATCAAATGGATGTAATAAATTTTAAAAATGAAGTTCTGGAAAAACAAAATCACGAATTGAAAAATGCTCTTAAAACTCTTCAAAGTGAACATATTGACCGGAATAAATTATTAAATGATATAAAAAAGCTTAAAAATGAGAACAATAATCTAAAAGAAAAGATAGAGAAGTCTGAAACTAAATTCGATTTTTTAATGACTTCCCCTCAATCAGTTAGATCAGTGTATGGAGAAATTAAAAACTATTTATCAAAGGTAGAAAAAAAAGTATTGGTTTGTTCTCCATGGATAACCTATCTAATGGAAGAATTTGATGGACTTCCAGAGAATATAAATTTTAAAGTAATCACCAATTTCAGAAAAGAAGACATTGAAGCGGGAATTACGGATATAGATAAAATAAGAGTTTTAAAAAAGTTTGGTGCAGATATAAGATATAATAATAATTTACATGCAAAAATGGTTTTCATTGACTCAAAAATAGCAATAATATCATCAGCAAATATGACGGGAAGGGGTTTAAGAATAAATTATGAGGCAGGGGTGTTGATTAAAGATAAAAAAATTGTGGAAGACTCAATTAAATTTTTTAAAGGGGTTTGGAAAGAAAGCAAACCCTTAAACCCCGAATTGATTACAAATTATGTCTCTGATTAA
- a CDS encoding SatD family protein: protein MNFKAYYILADVLESSKISQKEDFQSKLEKLCHMINSQYSSDFIMSLRIIQGIKQIAGAMKKIENVYQIISLLEDELHPQKIRFVLIQGQLNTSKNQKDISNVYGPIISKSQMMMSDLKKTGLIFNLKIDNPILANAIKWQMNFIFHIKDNWSFNKRKVITEYYRLNNQQKVAEIIDISQQAVSKNLSNSYFKYIQLIESDLIENLKQCTILEDINIDEENLTLNKWLK, encoded by the coding sequence ATGAATTTTAAGGCATACTACATTCTAGCTGATGTGCTGGAATCATCTAAAATCTCACAAAAAGAGGATTTCCAGTCTAAATTAGAGAAATTATGCCATATGATTAACAGTCAATATTCATCTGATTTTATAATGTCTTTAAGAATCATCCAGGGGATTAAACAGATAGCGGGAGCAATGAAAAAGATAGAAAATGTCTATCAGATTATCTCACTATTAGAAGATGAATTGCATCCTCAAAAAATCCGTTTTGTTTTAATTCAGGGACAATTAAATACTTCAAAAAATCAGAAAGATATTTCTAATGTATATGGGCCTATTATTTCAAAATCTCAAATGATGATGAGTGATCTTAAAAAAACAGGTTTGATTTTTAATTTAAAAATAGATAACCCTATTTTAGCCAATGCTATTAAATGGCAGATGAATTTCATTTTTCATATAAAAGATAACTGGAGCTTTAACAAGCGTAAGGTAATTACTGAATATTATCGCTTGAATAATCAGCAAAAAGTTGCTGAGATAATAGACATATCACAACAGGCCGTTTCTAAAAATCTTTCTAATTCTTATTTTAAATACATACAACTGATAGAATCGGATCTAATTGAAAATTTAAAACAATGCACTATTTTAGAAGACATAAACATTGATGAAGAGAATCTAACTCTTAACAAGTGGCTTAAATAA
- a CDS encoding sensor histidine kinase gives MGVKATKKSLRPISTILFSILLLLSAALFLVSNNSQLFLYLSDFSAVFLNLAATLALTYAAYWAFKNHRKNYKAWVILSIGQFSFLLADIIYLFEDVFLNMPTYPSIADIFFLSFYPLFIIGLLLMFRPIKINLKISIDVLVTLSSAFLIFYFFVFAPTIQLNNGDVITALLSVSYLFLDIFLLTVIVSLLMSKNKFQMQTRLFFFSCAMFFQIFADLFFAAHISTVSSMDYWFSTVLYLTTYVFIMLAAISFFREVYVDSQYLILYKSIKKQHNLISYFPLFLVIFTYGLLLYSKTPSIPLLWGVGVIVVLVVIRQLISIYEIKKAEESLKKSLNEKEIMLKEIHHRVKNNLQIVSSLISLQSNNVSSEEDLELFKKSRDRIKSMSMIHENLYQSDNLAQINFNNYLQTMTQQLLVSYDLHGKLDYNLDCDDVYLGIETAIPCGLLVNEIISNSMKHAFPEGESGLITVQLKSLPDKYQLIISDNGVGLPENLDLKNCNSLGLQLVQNLSKQINGELDIKNNQGTQFKIEFNELEYKERF, from the coding sequence ATGGGAGTAAAAGCAACTAAAAAAAGTTTAAGGCCAATTAGCACAATATTATTCAGTATATTGCTATTACTATCAGCAGCACTTTTTTTAGTTAGTAATAATAGCCAATTATTTCTTTATTTAAGTGATTTTTCAGCTGTTTTTTTAAATTTAGCAGCGACTCTAGCTTTAACTTATGCTGCCTATTGGGCTTTTAAAAATCACAGGAAAAATTACAAGGCATGGGTAATATTAAGTATAGGGCAGTTTTCGTTCCTTCTGGCAGATATAATATATCTTTTTGAGGATGTTTTTTTGAATATGCCCACGTATCCTTCTATTGCAGATATTTTCTTTCTTTCATTTTATCCATTGTTTATTATAGGGCTTTTATTAATGTTTCGACCGATAAAAATTAATCTTAAAATATCAATTGATGTATTAGTTACTTTAAGTTCTGCTTTTCTAATATTCTACTTCTTTGTCTTCGCCCCAACCATACAATTAAATAATGGTGATGTAATCACGGCTCTTCTTTCAGTTTCTTACCTGTTTTTAGATATATTTCTCTTGACTGTGATTGTGAGTTTGTTAATGAGTAAAAATAAGTTTCAGATGCAAACTCGACTTTTTTTCTTTTCTTGTGCAATGTTTTTTCAAATATTTGCTGATCTTTTTTTTGCAGCACACATTAGCACAGTTTCAAGTATGGACTATTGGTTCAGCACAGTATTATACCTCACAACATATGTATTCATAATGCTGGCAGCAATATCCTTCTTTAGAGAAGTATATGTTGATTCGCAGTATCTTATTCTTTATAAATCAATAAAAAAACAGCATAATCTGATTTCGTATTTTCCACTTTTTTTAGTAATATTTACTTATGGACTTTTACTTTATTCAAAGACACCCAGTATTCCATTATTATGGGGCGTAGGTGTTATTGTTGTTCTGGTTGTTATCCGACAACTGATTTCTATTTATGAAATTAAAAAAGCTGAAGAATCTCTTAAAAAATCATTAAATGAAAAAGAAATAATGCTTAAAGAGATTCATCATAGAGTGAAAAACAATCTGCAAATAGTCTCCAGCCTCATTAGCTTACAATCAAATAATGTTTCCAGCGAAGAAGATCTTGAATTGTTTAAAAAAAGTAGAGATCGAATTAAATCCATGTCCATGATACATGAGAATTTATATCAGTCCGATAATTTAGCCCAAATCAATTTTAATAATTACTTGCAGACAATGACCCAACAACTTTTAGTCTCTTATGACCTTCACGGCAAGCTAGATTATAATTTAGATTGTGATGACGTTTATTTAGGTATTGAAACTGCTATTCCGTGCGGACTTTTAGTTAATGAGATAATATCAAATTCTATGAAACACGCTTTTCCTGAAGGCGAATCAGGACTCATAACTGTCCAATTAAAATCATTGCCTGATAAATATCAGTTAATTATAAGTGATAATGGTGTGGGGTTGCCTGAAAATCTGGATTTAAAAAACTGTAATTCATTAGGACTTCAACTTGTTCAAAATTTAAGTAAACAGATTAATGGAGAACTGGATATTAAAAATAATCAGGGCACTCAATTTAAAATTGAATTTAATGAATTAGAATATAAAGAAAGATTTTAA
- a CDS encoding sensor histidine kinase, with product MAGNMDAALNKKSFNQTALILFIVIIIFSIIPILFFDNGINSIYVTDATAVIFNIIAAAALSYTANWASKHNRKNYSAWLFLAIAQSSYAFGDIVYLFLDLVLKVSPYPSLADLFFIAYYPIFAIGILMLFRPLKINLKTLIDILIVMTSSTLILWFLVIHPTLDLNGGVVISSIFSVSYIFLDILMLLVILILLLNLTKKPLIAPLLFFSGAIFSQIFADIIYAYYDLSSIALFDWISSILYLLGYFFVTLAAISCYKRIEMNLEPFLSKYKSLKKRKTWLSYLPLILVVIVYSLIIYIEDPYDELLWGVGAIVVLVLIRQFISLNEIKKAQKTLKKNRDIILKREEQLRFINSNMMDLITESNETGHLKFVSESSFWLFGYSSEFMLGKKLIDFIHPEDKKSFEESVKNAIRTRIFNRIHYRFMNKKGEYIWLETIGKPIYSHDAFRGFIGSTRDITTQKNAQDALEKSETRYRTIFENTGTLTLIYDENMDITLINSEFEYFSGISKEILDENTNLIKFVAPEDRERFLGYHNIKKLNPNAVPKNYELNLINYKGESKSFITNTQPIPNTNKNLMSLIDITEQKKAEKLIQDSLHEKDMMLREIHHRVKNNLQVISSLLNLQSSTISDEKDLELFIESQNRIKSMALIHENLYQSEKMSHINFKDYLNYLANQLLMSYSLNTRVSLNMDCEDIYLGLETAVPCGLMANEIITNSMKHAFPNESKGNINIIFKEKENNYLLSISDDGIGLPDDLDLENSTSLGIQIIRSLINQIDGELKIKKDNGTEFIITFKELDYNERF from the coding sequence ATGGCTGGTAATATGGATGCTGCTCTAAATAAAAAAAGTTTTAATCAAACAGCTTTAATTTTATTTATAGTCATTATAATCTTCTCAATAATTCCTATTTTATTTTTTGATAATGGAATAAACTCAATTTATGTAACCGATGCAACTGCAGTTATTTTTAATATCATAGCTGCAGCAGCTTTGAGTTATACTGCTAATTGGGCTTCCAAGCATAACCGAAAAAATTACTCGGCCTGGTTATTTTTAGCAATTGCTCAATCTTCTTATGCTTTTGGGGATATTGTCTATTTATTTCTTGATCTTGTTTTGAAAGTCAGTCCTTATCCATCCCTAGCAGATTTATTTTTCATAGCATATTATCCAATATTTGCTATAGGGATTTTAATGTTGTTTAGGCCCCTTAAAATAAATCTAAAAACATTAATTGATATTTTAATTGTCATGACATCTTCCACTCTAATATTATGGTTTCTAGTTATCCACCCCACACTTGATCTGAATGGTGGAGTAGTAATATCATCTATTTTTTCAGTTTCTTATATCTTCTTAGATATATTAATGTTGCTTGTTATCTTGATTTTGCTTTTAAATTTAACTAAAAAACCATTAATCGCACCTCTTCTATTTTTCTCTGGAGCGATTTTTTCCCAAATATTTGCAGATATTATATATGCCTATTATGATCTGAGTTCCATAGCTTTATTTGACTGGATTAGTAGCATACTGTATCTTTTAGGTTATTTTTTTGTCACACTGGCAGCTATTTCTTGTTACAAACGTATTGAAATGAATTTAGAACCCTTTTTATCAAAATATAAATCCTTAAAAAAAAGGAAAACCTGGCTGTCTTATTTACCTCTTATTCTGGTTGTAATTGTTTACAGTTTGATAATTTATATAGAAGATCCATATGATGAATTATTATGGGGGGTTGGGGCTATTGTGGTATTAGTTTTAATTAGACAATTCATATCCCTAAATGAAATAAAAAAAGCTCAAAAAACCCTTAAAAAGAACAGGGATATTATTTTAAAACGAGAGGAACAGCTCAGATTTATTAACTCCAATATGATGGATTTAATTACAGAATCTAACGAAACCGGCCATTTAAAGTTTGTAAGTGAGTCATCGTTCTGGCTTTTTGGTTACTCCTCTGAATTCATGTTAGGAAAAAAATTGATTGATTTTATCCATCCTGAAGATAAAAAAAGCTTTGAAGAGTCAGTGAAAAATGCCATTAGGACTCGCATTTTTAACCGAATACACTACCGTTTCATGAATAAAAAAGGAGAGTATATATGGTTAGAAACTATTGGAAAACCTATTTATTCTCATGATGCATTCAGGGGGTTTATTGGCAGTACAAGGGATATCACGACGCAGAAAAATGCTCAAGATGCACTGGAAAAATCTGAAACAAGATATCGGACTATTTTTGAAAACACAGGAACATTAACTTTAATTTATGATGAAAACATGGATATTACTTTGATAAATAGTGAATTTGAATATTTTTCAGGCATATCTAAAGAAATATTAGATGAAAATACTAATTTAATAAAATTTGTGGCCCCCGAAGATAGAGAACGTTTTTTAGGTTATCACAATATAAAAAAATTAAATCCTAATGCAGTGCCTAAAAATTATGAATTAAATTTAATTAACTATAAAGGTGAATCAAAATCATTTATAACCAACACCCAACCCATTCCTAATACTAATAAAAATTTAATGTCTTTGATTGATATTACAGAACAAAAAAAAGCTGAAAAACTAATTCAAGACTCTTTGCATGAGAAAGATATGATGCTGAGAGAAATCCACCACAGGGTGAAAAATAATTTACAAGTAATATCTAGTCTTCTCAACTTACAATCCAGTACAATTTCAGATGAAAAAGATTTAGAGTTATTTATTGAAAGCCAAAATCGAATTAAATCAATGGCATTAATCCATGAAAATCTTTACCAGTCTGAAAAAATGTCCCATATTAATTTTAAAGATTATCTTAATTATTTGGCCAACCAGCTTTTAATGAGTTATTCATTAAATACCAGGGTTTCTTTGAATATGGACTGTGAGGATATATATCTAGGGCTCGAAACAGCAGTGCCCTGCGGTTTAATGGCCAATGAAATAATTACAAACTCTATGAAACATGCTTTTCCCAATGAAAGCAAGGGAAATATAAATATAATCTTTAAAGAGAAAGAAAATAATTATTTACTCAGTATTAGTGACGATGGAATCGGACTTCCTGATGATCTGGATTTAGAAAATTCAACTTCACTGGGAATTCAGATCATCCGCAGTTTAATAAATCAAATCGATGGAGAACTAAAAATCAAAAAAGACAATGGAACAGAATTTATAATTACATTTAAAGAACTGGATTATAATGAAAGATTTTAA
- a CDS encoding ATP cone domain-containing protein, with translation MVKIVKKKGISEPFKPNKILKSLQKATIDAGYNLEEKKEIINTVCSKISSKLDEKKEMDTATIRGCLLTELDKCEPYIAKSWRRFDKKYKSR, from the coding sequence ATGGTAAAGATTGTTAAAAAAAAAGGAATAAGTGAACCATTTAAGCCAAATAAAATCCTAAAATCTCTTCAAAAGGCTACTATTGATGCCGGATACAATTTAGAAGAGAAAAAAGAGATTATAAATACTGTTTGTTCTAAAATCAGTTCAAAATTAGATGAAAAAAAAGAAATGGATACTGCTACTATCAGGGGATGCCTTTTAACTGAACTTGACAAATGTGAGCCATATATTGCAAAATCATGGCGTAGATTTGATAAAAAATATAAATCCCGGTGA
- a CDS encoding MFS transporter, giving the protein MAEDQYKWGVVIVACLAIFIIVLDSSAMNVAISTLVIELNTTLSAIQSIIALYALIIASFMLLGSKIQDIIGRKKTFLAGLIIYCSGTIIATLSNSAAMLMIGWAILEGIGAAMMFPATTTIVGASYEGKDKVTAFGIWGGIAAMGAAIGPIIGGIFTTYFTWRLVFASELVFIALILIFRNYITESIPKLKWKDLDIVGAILSIISLVLIVFGILLLTRPEYWSYVITFLGSGIVLFSVFLLWQKRRTNKGLEPLSDISLLKNRLFGLGNLASVIQQIPLAGFLFIIPVFLQQVTGLNAFDTGLTLLPASITILLCSLLGAKLSAHLGSKKLLMMGFLIAALGTWILGGKFNIYTQMGDIIPATIVFAIGVGFLLSQVTNLTMAAVGKNQESDASGLFNAFKNLGYSMGTALIGVLLILGIFSGLTTSIEESSLAENMTNEQIQGSLFKYVEKMQTIIPEEIPPEEVSQVQQIVNSSISIAMKNTFNVLAVILILGFFTSLFLPKKQIKDS; this is encoded by the coding sequence ATGGCGGAAGATCAGTATAAATGGGGTGTAGTAATAGTGGCCTGTTTGGCCATATTTATTATTGTTTTAGATTCGTCTGCAATGAATGTAGCTATCAGCACATTGGTTATAGAATTAAATACAACTTTATCAGCAATTCAATCAATTATAGCATTATATGCTTTGATAATTGCTTCTTTTATGTTACTTGGGAGCAAAATACAGGATATTATTGGGAGAAAGAAAACTTTTTTGGCAGGACTTATCATATATTGTTCAGGAACAATAATAGCCACTTTAAGTAACAGCGCAGCCATGCTAATGATTGGTTGGGCTATTTTAGAAGGTATTGGTGCAGCTATGATGTTTCCTGCAACCACCACTATTGTTGGGGCTAGTTACGAAGGTAAAGATAAGGTTACTGCATTTGGAATTTGGGGAGGTATTGCTGCAATGGGTGCGGCTATAGGGCCTATCATCGGAGGTATATTCACCACATATTTCACTTGGCGCCTGGTTTTTGCTTCAGAATTAGTGTTTATAGCTTTAATATTAATATTTAGAAACTATATCACAGAATCCATACCAAAACTCAAGTGGAAAGATCTTGACATTGTAGGTGCCATATTGTCAATCATCTCTCTGGTTTTAATTGTCTTTGGTATTCTTCTTCTAACCAGACCAGAATACTGGTCATATGTAATCACATTTTTAGGATCCGGAATTGTGCTCTTTTCTGTATTCTTATTATGGCAGAAAAGAAGAACTAATAAAGGCTTGGAACCTTTATCGGATATATCCCTTCTTAAAAATCGATTATTTGGGCTTGGAAATTTAGCTTCGGTTATTCAGCAGATACCTCTGGCAGGATTTTTATTCATTATCCCTGTATTTTTACAACAAGTAACAGGTTTAAATGCATTTGATACGGGCCTTACTCTATTACCCGCATCTATCACCATACTGCTATGTTCTTTACTTGGTGCTAAATTATCAGCACACTTAGGATCTAAAAAACTTTTAATGATGGGATTTTTAATTGCTGCTCTGGGTACATGGATTTTAGGTGGGAAATTTAATATCTATACTCAAATGGGAGACATTATACCTGCAACCATTGTATTTGCAATAGGCGTTGGTTTCTTACTTTCACAAGTTACTAATTTAACCATGGCTGCTGTCGGTAAGAACCAGGAAAGTGATGCTTCTGGCCTATTTAATGCCTTTAAAAATTTAGGTTATTCTATGGGTACAGCGTTAATTGGTGTTTTATTGATTCTTGGAATTTTCAGTGGCCTTACCACGTCTATTGAAGAATCAAGCTTAGCTGAGAATATGACTAATGAACAAATTCAAGGTAGTTTATTCAAATACGTGGAGAAAATGCAGACCATCATTCCTGAAGAGATTCCCCCAGAAGAAGTTTCACAAGTACAACAAATTGTCAACTCATCAATATCTATTGCAATGAAAAATACATTTAATGTCCTGGCAGTGATATTAATTCTAGGTTTTTTTACCAGCCTATTTTTACCAAAAAAACAGATTAAGGATTCTTAA